TTTGAGCATCGCTGAGCGATCTAGACGAGAAAGCGATAGGGCGACCGTCTTGTATCAGAACGGCGCCAACGCCCATGTGGCTGGCGTCAACAGAGAGGGTGACTGGCTTTTTCGGATCGAAGTAAGCAATCACTGGCGCTGTTACTGAGGCTTGGCGCAGCTCATTGAAGCTGCATTGCTCTTTTTCTGTCCAGACCCAGGCAATATCTTTGCGCAGCAATGTTCTAAGTGGTGCGGTGAGTACAGACATTCGAGGAATGAAGCGCTGCACGTAATTCATCGTTCCGAGGAAGACTTCAATTCCTTACTGTTACTTGGCGCTGGCATGTCCAAAATGGCTTGGACGCGATCGGGTCCCAGGCTCAGTCCTTGCGTGGTGAAAACGTGTCCCAAGTAGCGAACTTGCTCCTGCAAAAAGACACATTTCTGTGAGTTCAGACGGAGGTTGTGCTCACGGCAGCGTGCAAGCACCCTGGTCAAGTTGTTGTCATGTTCTTCCTTCGTTGTGCCCCAGACTAATATGTCGTCCATTACAACCGCTACTCCAGACAGGCCCTCCAAGAGGCGGTGCATGGCTGCTTGAAATATTTCCGGGGCGGAAGCAATTCCAAAAGGCATGCGGATAAACCGATAGCGCCCGTAGGGCGTGCTCATTGTGCACAATCTGGAGCTGCTGTCAGAAAGTTTTATTTGCCAGAACCCGGATGTTGCGTCCAAGGTAGAAAAATATTTAGCTCCAGCTAGTCGTTGCGCGACCTCTTCTAGAACAGGCATAGGGTAGTGTTCCCGCAGAATAACCTTGTTAAGCTCCGTTGGGTCGAGACAAATTCTTACTTTATCACCTTTAACTACGGCTACCATATAGCTTGACCATTCTGTTGGTTCGGTTACCTTGGTTATGACGTTGTGCTCCTCCATGCGTTGAAGTTCGGCCTTTACTTTTTCTTCAATGGCGACCGGAACCCTTCTGGCTGGCACAACAACACCGACGGCGCCGGGTTTGAGCTTCATTTCGTACTCAAAATTTTTCAGCTGTCCCAATCCTGTGAAAACATCGGTGAAGGGCTGAGCCTCCGGGTAGAGTTGCTGCGTCTCGACGCTATCAACGCGATAAATCAAGCCAAGGCTTTCTGCTGCTGCTCCGCTGAGGGTCACCGGCACGTTTTGCTCAATGACGAAGAAGGTTTCATCGTGCTGTTTATCGTTCACGGATAGCGACAACTTTACTTTAAACTGCGCAGTCGTTTTGTGGCCGAAAAAACTCGTTAACGTGGCTCGGCAGGCTTCACGAGTCTTTCTCGGAAGCGACAAAACATCTTCCTTTGAAATCACACAACAGTTTGCCCCAGTATCAAGTTTGCAGACCATCGGACGGCCTTCAATGGAAACTGTCGCGGTCCACTGGTCGCTAGCGAGTGCGTTCACAGTTAAAGCGTCCAGAAAAAAATCTGACCTTTCGTCAACATGTAGCTCTCGTATTTCCCTGCGCTTTGCATCTTCGCTGTGCAAGAAGGATGACTGTGAGCATGCTTGGGCGAAATGATTCAATCCTCCGCATTTCTTGCACGCTTTTCCTGTTGATGGGCAGCGGCTGCCGCGGTGAACTTTGTAGCCACATTTGTTACATGGCTTTGTTACTCTGGCCAACGCATTTACGGCTGCAGTTTCAGCGCCTTCAGTGGTGCCACGTATCTGTCGAAACTGCTCCTCGCCTTGCTCTTGGATGCGACAGATTTCGACTACTCTTTGGTAAGAGGGGTTTTTGTTGGGTGATGACAGTGCCAAGACCAACACCACTAGCACCCGTGTGGATTTTGGATTCCATGGGAGCACTTGTTTCGAAATGGTGCTCAGTGGTGTTGATAGTAGGCAAAGTAGCGTCGCAAAGGTATGATCGCAAGCTGACTACACAGATAGGTTGGGTTTTCCCTGAAGCAGGTCTGTCAGAGCAGCCATATTAAGGGCAAAATTGCAACTGAAGCCGTGTAGGTATGAGTGAAGTCCTAAGTACACAAATCTTTTAGAGACATGGGCTTCTGGAATTCTTCGACAGTACATAGCTTAGTGGAATGAGGGAGAACGGCGCCCTTCGACACAACATGTCCAAGAATTGTCAGCTTGCACACCCAAGCAACATTTGTTCAAGTTGCCAGCGCAAGACCTCTTCCAATCTATGAAAGCGAGTAGAAAAATCTGGTGCAAATATCACCAAATCATCCAAGTAGCATGAGCACATGTTCCATTTGCGGCCTTGCATAAATGTGTCCATGATGCACACAAATGTTTTTGGGAACATtgcaaagaccaaatggcatcACATTATGATTTGGATAAGCGATCAGGTGGGATAAAAGCAGCTTGAAACCCATCATCTGCATCCGTAGGCACTTGCCAATTGCCAGAATGTAGATCACGAGAAAAAAGAACTCTGCACCTCGTAAGTTTATGGTGTCCTCGATCCCACAACAATGGGTGAACATCGTTTCAGGTTATCTTGTGTAAGCGATGATAAACCGTGCAGAAGCATATCAAGCTATCCTTATTCAGC
This DNA window, taken from Rhipicephalus sanguineus isolate Rsan-2018 unplaced genomic scaffold, BIME_Rsan_1.4 Seq6078, whole genome shotgun sequence, encodes the following:
- the LOC119377894 gene encoding uncharacterized protein LOC119377894 isoform X1; the protein is MVCKLDTGANCCVISKEDVLSLPRKTREACRATLTSFFGHKTTAQFKVKLSLSVNDKQHDETFFVIEQNVPVTLSGAAAESLGLIYRVDSVETQQLYPEAQPFTDVFTGLGQLKNFEYEMKLKPGAVGVVVPARRVPVAIEEKVKAELQRMEEHNVITKEQVRYLGHVFTTQGLSLGPDRVQAILDMPAPSNKADGSTDENTAPGSLLPPEAGTIAQQEGALPSPGDSPQAEGLLQSRCSGPARPLTGSEGLVVRHAHTDVVPGRCAGISGSSTLRTGKTEDGREMRRTREHLREVPELPCPDTTTTPSSGLPGSGPVPEPPLPRRSTRERREPRRYPMPERPILPQGRKM